The window gcgctgtggtcttgcagtaaaccgcgacgtagtaaacagcatgagcatccctggtgcagtcctgtgaagacggacattctgtaaaatgtttgtgcgcgctcccgtgccgccttggctggtggctgcagttacccacagcacctatcgcggcagcactaagataaattttgtaaagttgccttaagtccctttaagtttTAGTTTTAAACATATATTCATGTGATTAAATTTATTTGCGGACcacatccttctgactttttgggttttaagcaggaggtgtcagaaaagttaccacagggataactggcttgtggcagccacgtcgctttttgatccttcgatgtcggctcttcctatcattgtgaagcagaattcaccaagagttggattgttcacccactaatagggaacgtgagctgggtttagaccgtcgtgagacaggttagttttaccctactgataatgtgttgttgcaatagtaatcctgctctgggATTAATAGGAAGGGTCCCATGTACAGAGGTTATATGCctggctttttttgtttggtttcttctgtctttatgtttgtttgtttttttctcgtTAATGCATTTTCCTTTACGGGTTCTCTTTCTTCTTATCTCTGATGTCTTGTGACTCTGCCCTTGTGCACTCCTTCTTCCTCCATTAACCTTGATCATTATCTTGTGTGTCTAATCAAACTCTGGCCCCAGTGTATGAATTTAGGCTTTGTAGTCTGTCCTTGTGTGTTGTTGGCCCAAGTGTTCAGTTTCTTCATCTCCTTCCTTCTTATCTTGTCTTTTGCTTCAAATTTTTCCCTGTGAATGCACTGTAATAAAAACATTGTTGATTTATGTGATTCGTAGCTTGGTTCCTCGCTCAATGTTACATTATCAACATAGTTATTTTGGAGGAGTGAACATCTATTTAAATAATATGCCCATGTTTGGTAACCCATATGAGCTTCTCAGGATCAATGAATTAGACACAGCATTTACCACTATTGTCACTTCGGTTTGCCACAATACAAGTTTGCCCTCCGGATGAGTTTTGGTGTGTATGCggaagttttcaaaaagaaaaatgtgcttGCGAGTTATGCTATTTTCTGTTGGCAGTATGAAGGCATGCAAAATGAAAAGGAAGAGTAGTGTAGGTTTGCTTGCAGAGAACTATGAAGGCATTTCATTCCTCTTCTGGTTAATCACGcatgctgctttttaaaagtgaaTGTCCAAGTATTgttgattaaattaaatatctTATGTAGAGATATCTGCTTACCAATTTTGCAGGTGACATGAATGCAAAAGATTTTACAGCAGTCAATATTTCCCAATGTTTCACTCTGATCTTGATGGGTGACATTCTTGTGCAGGTCACAATCATGATAGAGAAAGGGGAAGGTAAAGCAGTGaaaacttcatttaaaatgagacttttgaaaacatATTCACCAAGCACAACACATAAATATCTTCGTCCTGTCAGAATGGACTGCAAGGAATGTAAaccagctctctctctttttttttttttcttgggccAAATCATTAAATATAGCCATGTAAGCTACAGCTCATCTTCAATCATTGCTATCAAAAATGCTATGATTTCAAAGTTGACCAATGGCTAAAGTCATCCATAACAAGCAACATGTATCGAGACACATGTATCAAAATTTATACCTATCTCCCTTGGCCTTTCTGCTacactcctctgtcactcccAGGCCTAACCTGCTCAACCTGTCCTTGAAGATACTGGGAACTTGTGCAACTGTAGACAGACTAGGAAGAGGCGTTTTCTTCTGTCGAATGCTCCGTTTAAAGAATATTCACTGTACTTTGTGAAGGCTTTGTGATACGTGTGGGAAGTTCTTCATGGAGTCACACACCGAAGAGGACATTGAGGAGCTCATTGAGGACATGGATTACATTCCTGGCCACTTTCATTTGGAGCTCAATCTTAATTGTGATCCTGTTGGACCTGTGAGGCTACGCCATAGAAACACTTATCTAAAACAGGAGAGCCTGCAAACTGAGCTAGAAGCTGAGGTCGGATATCTACAATATGCCGTCAGAAATCTTCTGGGCCTTCTGGCTTTTCATCTTGAGCAGCTGGACAAGGCGGAGGAAATATTCAGGTGATTATAAattgtaattttgttttaaGGGTACAATATTCAGAGCCTTTTTCAAGTAAGTTTTAGTGCCTATGTACAGTATCTACAAAGCTTGTTATGTTGTTTCTACCACAAATCTGCACATTAAACAATCCACTAAACTTAAAACCACTGTGTTTTCAATCCTTAGTAATTCCTGTTGGTGTTGTGAATGACTGATCCATACTGTTGCTGCACTCTTAATCCTGTCTGTCTGTACGCTCTGGTCTTTCAGGGGCATTTGTAAAGAGGATCCTGGGAACCTCAATGCATGGGCCAACCTGGGCTATGTGTATGACAAGCTGGGGCGAGAGCTGGATGCAGGGGAGTGTGTTGATAAAGTTTCCCACCTAATGGGTGTGGATGCTGGAGAGGCCTCTCAGGATGAGACCAGGATACTGGCGGCAAGGTGTCTCGCCGAACAGGCCTATGTTTATCCGTATGATGTGGAGCTGGACAGTGAGGACGAGCTAAGAGAGAGACTGAAGGCAGCACTCACACTTTATAACAGAGCCCTGGATTATGGAGGTCATCTGGTAAGATGGCAAAACTAAAGCCAATGTTTATTTACTGAGGATTAAGCATGCACATCGCGGAGCAGTGAAACAATGACTGGTTAGGTGTTGAGCAATGTAATTACTACTGATCAACTTGTCAACAATTTGATACAATTTTAATCACACACTGCATACAACTATTTGACATCTTGAAAATCCATTGCAGACAAAAGTTAATTGTGCATTGTAAGAAATGTGATTTAGCTGATCCTCAAGAATCAACCATGTCTGCAAAAATTAATGCTTTGTACCACACCACACCAGCAAGTTGACTTATGTCAGCAAACCAAAGATCTTGTTCACCTGAGAAGCTCAAACCAAGTTTAATGTTGCGAAAACAGCACAGATCTGAGTTCCTACAATATTAATACTATTATATTACCTATGGCTGTTTGGCTGTTGTTGATTTTCAGATACCAATGGAAGAAAAACGTAGCTGGTACTTTAAAATGGCAACTATCTACATAAGGTGAGGAACCAACTTCAAAACACCTTTATTCATAAcatttcaaaggggtagggtattttaaatgatttatccCAACAGGCTTGATGAAATAATAAGAACTGAAGGTGATTCTGAATACTCAAGGCTTTCTCACTACAACAAGGGACTCAAACTTCTCACGGAAACACTGGAGTCAgagaaaatgcaacacaaaggTAAACACTTTGTATGATGCCATGTTGTACATGAATATACAGTAATATTGTTCTTGTTATATCTGGAATAGACAGCATATTTTCATATCCGTATACTGAAAAATTCAGTATGAATTCACAACAGTACTAGTCCTGTCTTAAAATCCTTACTTATGTAAATGTTCTTGTTTGATTGCGTTTAATGAATAACAACTATAAGTTCTGAACTGAATACATACCGGTCCATAGCAAAAACTATTTTACCATTAGACTATTGAAAGCAGTACTCAATAGTCATCATTATTGCTGTTCTGTAGTTTAAGTGGCACGTTACTATTTTAAAGGTGATGAGAGGTACAACACATGTTCAAAGTTTTCAAACTAATTGTTAGAAAAATCCTATAAACCTACTGAAGTGGCAGCCCATTTTGCTTTCTCCTCTTAGCTTTAGCCTGGTGTTATGTTGGCctcatgttggagagaaaagACGAGTTTTCTTCTGTGCCCATGTCCATACATGATTGCGGCTACTCAGCTTCTGACCCCTTGTCCTGCTATGGAACAGTAAGTTCACTGATTAATTTATGTCTCGCGAAAAGAATCGGAAAATTAATGGCTACTATCAGTCAGGATCAAATGACAAAATAGTAAACAAGTAGCAACACAATGGCAAAAATACCCATATGGAAAAGAATTCTAAAAATCATAAAAGAACTTAAATAAATCCCTCTATATTTTTATGTAGAATTCGTATGAGTCTCATGTATGATTGACTTTTTAAAGTGGccacttttgcattttttcagagaaaataatTATAACAATTCTGTATGAAACAAGTAAAAATCATATAAGTGGcatataaggaaaaaaaatgcaaatcataTTCTCCATAAATGTATAATAcatgtttcacatttgttttttaacttgaaATATCATTTGCcattcagatttttcttttccatgtggGTAGCAACACGTAGAGCCATCTCAATTATTTTTATCTGTGCAATCTACATTTGCAATTCAACTGCTTTtcagaaagcaacaaaaaatgAGTTAAAATGATATTTCAATATGTTTGGGCCTTTTGTTTACACGTGAATAAAGCTACAAGTCACCAAAAACAATTATCTCTCAAAATTCAGGCCTAAGTGGATATTTTGAAAACTCTTTGGGCCTTTGCATTTGCATGTAGACTGGGGTAGACGGAGATTTTCCTCACAGTATGTAACAGAAAACAGCATTGTGTGTGACTTGTGTTTCCATTTTTTCAGGATTCTGACTAGCTGGCATGGGTTTATGCTTCTTCTTACACTGCCGCCTATAAGTCTGGCATGCTTATGGAAGATGTTAGTGAGGATTTAGACGTACATAAAAATAAGCAATTtgtctcaaaaagaaaaaaaaaaacacattctgcccacattttctctgtttaaagaaaaaatacaatatcTTTAAACACGCAGACCAAATTTTTACCTATTAATTTAAGTTGTGGGTTTACTCAATAATGATTTCTGATTCTCTAAACAGATTATATTTGGAAAATGGCACTTAAATAAAACGATATAACTGATTTTGCCCCAAAAGTATAATTACACAGAATTACCACTCAATTCCACTGATTTGAGTAACTGTCATTCAATATATCCACCCCTGGCTATAGCCATTCTCTTAGCCTTAGCGAGCTAACAAGCAGTTCCTCTTCCATAAAGCTTAGGCAGTGTAAGAATATTAGTACCACTGCAATTTAAAGTgacaaatgcattttaaatgtcataatAATATAAACTTTTATATTTTAAGGCTATAAAAATGGCAAGTGGTGATGCCTTCACTCTGAACCTTCTGGCTAAAGTCTTCTTTCTGCTGGGCAAACATGAGATGGCCACAGGGATCTGCAACATGGCGCTAAGCGTGCTGCCAGATCCAGAGCTCAACTGGCAGGCTTACTGTACCCATGCAAAGGTACTGCAGCACGAGACACATGAAATACATGGTTGATTAGCAGCATTTGATCTACCCTTTTAAGGAATAGATTGCAGATGCAAGGATTTATCGCATCATTATTTATGCTACTTCGCTTTTTGATATGTTAGCTGATTTTCACTGTAAATTACAATATTGTAAAAAGACATTAAGTTCTTTTTTAACTTGAATGTCAATAATGCAGTGCATGGCACTTACGAATATTTTACTTTAGATCAACATAATCCTGTACATCAGAGACCTAGAGAAGGCGAAGCAAGGTGAAGGTGGAATCCCAGACCGACAACACCTAACTGATGCAAGAAAAGACTTGGACAAGGTGCTCGCTGTACGTCCATGTCTGAGGACTCATTTAGAGATGGCACAGGTAAAAGCAAaagggatgtttttttctttatttatttatttttttctggagCAACGGGGTtttaattttcatattttctctcaTAGGTGTACTACTACATGGGTGTAGATGCACTCCAGGAGACACTTTTAGTGGATGAGAGTGCAGTAAATAGTGCTTTGGTGAGTCTTTCTCATGCCCTACAGTTTGAGCTAAGCAACAGCTTGCCAGACCTCCATGTGCTCAGAGGACGTTGCCTCCTCCTGAAGGGCGAGGAGCAGAATGCTGCAGACTGTTTCAAGTTAGCTGTGGATTTGGAGAGACCTGGGAGCAGAGACGCCACAGCCCTGCGCTGCCTCCTACAGGCCCTCCTGACTCTGTTCATGCAGGGAGGCCATGATCCCAGCCCTGCCATTAACCAACTGGAGCTCTGGGTGCATAAAGCAGAGAAGATCTACCCTCAGGACGTAGTGGAAACCGAATTGAGGTGGCTTTACAGGACGCATACAGAAGAGGTCACAGAGTTATCAAGGGCTCTGATCAGGGCAGGAAGGCTGGAACTGGTCAGGAAGCTTCTGGAAACCGTGGTTCCTAAACAGCTGACTAAGAAGAAAACAGTGGCAAGATCGTACTCCTACACATGAAGGATATGCAACTTAAAATAATACAACCGTAAAAGGCAAACCAGGCAAACGGTCACTATTGAATGTCTTCACACCAGTTCAGAAACTTGAATTAAAAAGCTGTCAGTAAGTACTGTCTGTTGTGCAAGAACTGTGTTGTGTTTATCTCAATACTTTAAAGGAAGCCATGTAAAGACTAATACAGTGCTGCTTGTGTTTTGTGAACATGTACTTACATATCAGGATGGACATGGTCAGAGATTGTCTTTGACTTTTCTTCAGTGCTTTGAAAGCAGTGAAATCAGTAGTTTCCAGCAGTAGCTGAAGAAAACTTTCTTCTGAgtaaaatacaaacatgaagAATACCTCTATCTGAGTTAATGCTGGTTCGCTGATGACCAGCAGATGGGGGTATAAACCCTGTATGTCCTTGTTTTCTTGAAAAAGGTTTTAATGACCAGATTCAATGATCAGTAGAATTGAATTGCTATGTCATGCATGTCTACTGGAATTGAATTCTTGAATAAATACTGGTTTTGAGTCATTTAACTGATGCTGatctgagtctttttttttttatcgtacAATACCTTGAGTTTTTGAAATGaccaaaatgtttgaaatgcaaCCATTGACATCCAGAGGAAGTTGATCTGTCAGTGATTGAAACAACACAGGAAAATGCAGTCTTGACAATTGAACATATAATAGAAAAAATAGTTTAGCCACATCTCTGATAAACCTGAAaaatacgagggtgtacccaaaaaaaaacggaatttgattataactttttatttattacatttcaaaataaaacaccaccgtcgccttcaaaataatctccatccgcattaatgcagcgctccagccgtgtctcccacttcacgaatgcgtcgtcagacccgcgcgtaaaagtgccgttttgtgccggctgcgatttttctgtcacctcctccacatctgcaaaccgctgtcccttcagctccttcttcaacttggggaacaagaaaaagtcactcgaggctacttctggcgaataaggcggatgggagaggagagtcatttatttttccccccctataactgcgtgacgcgcagcgccgtgtgcgctggcgcactgtggtggtggatcacccgggctccactccgccactccgcgggccgcttcctcctcacatcctcacggagccgtctgaggacttccatgtagtagtcctggtttacagtctgacctggagggacaaactcgctgtggacgagaccctggacagcgaagaagcagctcagcattgttttcacggctgagcgcacctgacgcgcggacatctggccctgtttaaaccacccgaaccactcatggacctgattcttccccagagcatcatccttgtaggcttgctgcaacaaggtgagtgtttctgctgctgttttttcccagcaaaaagcagaatttaatgtttacgcgctgctctggcttcccagtcaatgtcgccattttggaaaaaatcgcagaccgcctctgcactctgttgctataaatagcgcctgacaggcgtcagtgtaactctcggagctcaaatttctcacagatgtgcacgaggcttacctgcagcacatctgacggccagaagtcggaactccttattattattgttttctgaccaaattccggttttttttgggtaccccctcgtacactgaaatgttttagaGATCCTAAATGTTGTAGGACTACCCAGTGATTGCACTCATCAGTTATGATATAACTTCAGACTAAACATGCAAagtatttctgaatgaaaatgttaaGCTGTAAATGAAACACTTAGTTGAAGAGAAAAGCTCTACATCCAGAATGTCAGAGTCATATAGCAATTCAGAGCCGATGGACTCTCCTGTCATGGAGGGCCACAGTTCTCAATGATTTTCAATGCctccctgctccaacacacctggaTTTACTGAATGTATAATTATTaaactctgcagaaagcctgatcaTGAGCCCATCATTATTGACAGGTGTGTTGAACAGACAGCTAATTAAAACCTTGCAGGATGCAGCCGTCCAGGAGGGCCCAAATAGCATGTAAACTCCAACGTTGTGATGTTTTAGTGCAGAGCAGCAATTATACTGTATTGTTTATTACTAGTACTATTATTattaagaaaaacataaaaaactaCCATTCAGGAACTTCTTAGTCCTCATTTGCTCTTATAGCTTGCATAAACAATATATGGTAATAATTAAGACTTTTTATTGTACTACTGTAATACACTCATAATGTAAGTGagattgcaaaaataaatacttgaaaGATTTGTTGATATACATGCCAAGGAGAGTTGCAGGTGTGAAAAATATGAATACTGTGACAAGATTACATAACTGTGAATATTTGAAAGAATTacaccatcattattattattattatcatcatttgCTTAAAGGTTCATTCTTGCACCAGTGATGTGTTCATTGTGTCAAATTGTGATTGCGCATTACACAAAAAAGAGGCTGCATTACAATAATATAGGAACACATTTGTTTAATGTGATGAGTGGACAAAAGTTAATTATTAGGTAACTCATTCTCTGGCTGCTATTACAGCAACATAATATGCAGTGACATTTCATTTAGTGTAAGTTTacactgaataaaaatataaatgcaacacctgtttttgctctcatttttcatgagctgaacATAAAGATTAAAGAATTTCTCTACATAAACAAAATTCCTTTTTTGCACAAAGTAATCGAAATCTGTGTTTGTGAGCACTTCTCTTTGACTGAGAAAATTCCTCCACCTCACAGATCAAGATGTTGGCTGTGGATATTATGTCCACCAAATGTTACCTGTTAATTGAATGTTCATTTGTCTACAATAAGCCACCTCCAAAGCAGAATTTGGTAGTGTTTCCAACCAGCCTTACAGTCAGAGACCATGTGTAACCAATACCAGACCAGGACTGGAACATTCAGCATCTTCACCTCCAAGATGGTCTGAGTCCAGCCGCCTGGACCGCTGCCGCTGCAACAGTCAGTAACCGAAGACTTTCTGCTCAAATTGTCAGAAAGTGTTTCAGGGAAGCTCATCTGCAAGCTCATCATCTTCACTGCTTGGACCTGACTGGTCAAACGCTCCCATTCAACAGCATCTGGTATGTTGGAGAGATGTTCTCTTCACGAACGAACTCTGATCTCCACTGCATGGGGCAGATGGCAGACAGCGTGTACTGCATTGAGTGGGTGAGTGGTTTGCTGAAGTCAACGTTGTGGATCAAGTGGCGCATGGAGCCGGCGGTGGGCTATATGGTATGGGCAGGCATATGTTATGGACAACAAACACAGGTACATTTTACTAAAGGCATTTGAATGTACAGAGATACTGTGACCAGATCCTCAGGCCCATTGTTGTGTCCTTGAAGCAGGATAATGCAAAGCACCACATTAAATGACCTGAACACCATTCCTTgaagttgaaaacacttcaattCTTGCATGGCCAGCTTACTCACTAAACAAGTCATCCGTTGAGCATGTTTGATATGTTCTGTATCGGCATATACGACAGCGAGCTCCAGTTCCAAGGTTACCAATATCCAGAAACTTTGTGCAGCCAACATTCCACAAGCCATAATCAAGTGCCTATGACAAGGAGATGTGTTGCACTGCTTGAGGTAAATGATGGTGGCTGCAGCACATGCAGACTGGTTTTCTGACCAACCCGAAGAAATTCATAATTTGACATGTTACTGACTCATTAGCAAAGCAGGATCACCAAATGTCTGTACACATGCCCACGATAACTTTTTGGGTTTTggacaaagtgaaataattagAAACAAATGGGTGGTTGGtgttttataaatgaaataacTCTGTGGCAGCCTCTGCTATCCACTGCGTCGGCATCTGCTGGGCCCCGGGCagcacagagcaggacaggagggcCAGCTCTGCCCTGGGCTGCCcactggactctgtggaggatgtgGGTGGGAGGAGGATGCTGGCCAAGCTCAAATCCACTATGGACAACAGCTCTCAACCACTGCACCGGATGGTagaggagctgagcagctccttcagtggccgactgagacaccctcagtgcaggaaagagcGCTACcgcaggtccttcatccccaccgctgtcagactgtacaactctactgtGTAGAATGTTGCAATAACCCTGGTCATTATAAGATCCTGCAATCATGGTCACTTTATAACCCCCTTAAGCTATCATGGACACTTCATAACCATTCATTCTGCTGAACTGAAAACATATAGTTCCTGTTATAGTTTAAGGTTTATGTTGTACATGAAGTTAGATCTTTTCTTTCTTGAGTTTTCTATTATTCTGACTacgatttgcactattacttattctttatttggaCCTTTCATCACCTTTTGCACCCCCCTGTGTGTCCTACGAGCCTCTGCACATGTAAATTATTCcgctgtgagattaataaagactattctattgtatttttttttttggttatattTCTCATATCAATACAAGCAATTACTGGAGAAAACTGATTTACGAAGAAGCAGCAACATCTACTGTACATGCAGGCTTGCCATTAGACAGGTTAATAAACACGAGCTCCTATTGCAGCTGTTGGATACAGGCTAATGTCACTTACAGgcatttttctgtgaaaaagaTTGGCTGTGTGGTTTTCCATCAGGATCTAGTGTTTTACTTCCTATCCGGTACGTTTTCAGTACCAGCACAGTCAATGTTCcatgcttattttttttcctccttcttgagattttattaattttttaacAGATTGTTAGCCAGTCAACAATGCAAAGCACATTCAGTGTACATAATCTCAGATAACAATTTTGTCTGAAGAGTAAGGGGAAAGGAGGGAaatggtaaagaaaaaaaaagaaagacaaaaagttACA is drawn from Salarias fasciatus unplaced genomic scaffold, fSalaFa1.1, whole genome shotgun sequence and contains these coding sequences:
- the LOC115384413 gene encoding tetratricopeptide repeat protein 22-like; its protein translation is MESHTEEDIEELIEDMDYIPGHFHLELNLNCDPVGPVRLRHRNTYLKQESLQTELEAEVGYLQYAVRNLLGLLAFHLEQLDKAEEIFRGICKEDPGNLNAWANLGYVYDKLGRELDAGECVDKVSHLMGVDAGEASQDETRILAARCLAEQAYVYPYDVELDSEDELRERLKAALTLYNRALDYGGHLIPMEEKRSWYFKMATIYIRLDEIIRTEGDSEYSRLSHYNKGLKLLTETLESEKMQHKALAWCYVGLMLERKDEFSSVPMSIHDCGYSASDPLSCYGTAIKMASGDAFTLNLLAKVFFLLGKHEMATGICNMALSVLPDPELNWQAYCTHAKINIILYIRDLEKAKQGEGGIPDRQHLTDARKDLDKVLAVRPCLRTHLEMAQVYYYMGVDALQETLLVDESAVNSALVSLSHALQFELSNSLPDLHVLRGRCLLLKGEEQNAADCFKLAVDLERPGSRDATALRCLLQALLTLFMQGGHDPSPAINQLELWVHKAEKIYPQDVVETELRWLYRTHTEEVTELSRALIRAGRLELVRKLLETVVPKQLTKKKTVARSYSYT